In Mangifera indica cultivar Alphonso chromosome 7, CATAS_Mindica_2.1, whole genome shotgun sequence, the genomic window ACAAAGAATTTCTGGTCCAGAAATCATCACTTGCAGAACTTGACTATAGTCTCCTCAACCGGAAATGGAGATGTCGGATTGCCTGTGTTTTGTGTGGCAGCAATTCTTATATTGAACcgtaacaaaattattaaagagaCCCGTTCAATTGATGACATGATAAAGGCAGGTGCATTGCTGACAATTTATGTGTTTTTCCTTCTAGCTACTGCAAAGTACTtgattttagttcaaattcctTTTGATGCAAACACTCAGTATTGCATGAAaactaaacattaaaatataattaaaaacataaaagggGAAATATATGGTCATTATGTACAAAGGTAGTTAATAAGTTTCATAGCAAGTCGATATTTGTAAGTTAGAGAATTGTCAGAAGAGAAGCAGTGTAGTGAGTTTAGGACCTTGGTTAATCAAACTAAACCTTTAATGCCTCAACCACCGCATCGTCCATCATTGAGGGACCTTTAAATTAGTCTTTAGCAGGCCTTTTTGGATATAGCATTTTCTTCTCTCTGTTTCTGCgcctgtaatttttttttttctttttgagataGGAAACATGATTGTTCCAAGATTTGAATTGATAAAATGCTATCATAGCATTATTAATCTCAATGACATACTATAATTTTATAAGGATTTTGTTAAGTATTCTTCCAAAATTCACAGTTGGAAAGCACCTGGAGTATTTCTGGTTATTTTCTGATGGGCTTCTTTTAAATGATTGGGGAACAGAATTAGGTGTCATCTTCCCCTTTTCTCTGAACCCATGAGACCCTAATGAAGGCAAGAACACTTTGTAGGTCAATGGTGGAACATCTGTAGACAACATAGTATAGGCTAGCTAGTGAGGTAGGAATGTGTGTTGCACATGACCAATAGAGCTTTCAATTGGGTACCATCTCATTGTTAGAAGTTTATTTCTGATTTAATACATTGCTGCCTTCTATTATTTGCTTGCTAAGTGGAGTTTTCTTGATACTAGAAGAAGCTTCTTCAATAACATTCGCAGAGATGGAGACCTTTTTCATGATTGATCATCAAAACTggagatttaattaatttgtagaAATTAAAGTTGAGTAATATAGTAGGAGAGTGACTTGTGTGCTGTAAATGCAGATATCTTGCTCTGTCATTTAATTAGTGACTCCAATTCTTTATGATTCTGATCTGTCCatgaaattctttaaattttgttttgtttttacattGCAGATTTTCAATGATAATCTGCTTGAGATCCATATAAAAAGATGTATACGCACAGCAatcaaaattcgaaaaaaatatttttccaaggTAATGTGCTCATACAATTATTTCATCTACCCCAAAAGCACTGAAACAATTGGGCTTTAGAGgttatatttcataaatttcaaGCTTATTCTTTTTCTAGAAGCGTGCACCAATACTTTGGCAATGGTGGTGCCTTACATCATGGTAAACCTATTTATGATGAGACAACAGTGTAGCCTGGTTTATTGTGATTGACTGCCTTTGTTATAGTCATTGCATTAGAAGCGACACggaaataacataaattttccATGTTTCTTAggtattattatgtttagtcaCACTGTTATGTGCTATAGTTTTCTTTGATTGTTGCATTATGTAAACTGAAGTCTTATTTGAATCAGCTGATCAAGATCAATAGTCACGTGGCTCCAAATGGAGAATAGGACTATGCTGTGACTTGCTTTCTACAAGACAAAATCTCATTAATGGAACTCTGAGTTTGTAGTCTGAGACTTGGATTCGAAGATTAAGTGTGGAATGATGTAATTTATCCATCTAAATTTTTCACAATGAAGGCTTTTAGAGAAGTGCTTTTGCAGTATGAAGATCATGCCAGTTGTTTTTACATCATTATCGCATTCCAAATCTTCAACAAGGTAGTCACTGTCTCACTCTGCCTCCGTTCCTCTATTGCAATGACAATGTTTATTGTAAATGAATTgtaaaaaaactacatttttacCTTCTTTGCTGAGCTATTTTGAAATTGCTGACGGGCTGAATTTTATGTATTAGTTTATGGGGGGTACATTGGAATCGCAAACCGATAATACGTGCAGTATGCTATTCCTGTAAATAGTGACAAAAAGTCagatttagaataattatagaCTATGGTTCAATAGTCACATAGGAGTTTCAACCTTCTATGTAAATTCAGGTTGCTATGTTTTGTAAGTAGAGTTGGTTCCATGGCCACTGTTTAGTATCAAGAAGCAGAGATTTTGTctgtgaaaatgaaaaaatgataGTCTTTTAAATGATAAGGGGAAAAAACTCAGTGATGGAGATCAAAAGTTTCTGGTAAGAATTGGAAGGATTCCAGAGGATAAAAGATATTATCGCCACAAATGGCTCTTAGATGAGTTTTGAACAGATATGCAGTAATAGATGTCTATTTTTAGACTTGGGGTTAACTGTCATTCTGTTAAATCTTGCTGAATGTCATGCTTTTACACATTTATCTAGCTAAGCCAAATTCCTTGTTTTCGaaccaaaaataatttagtCTTGTCTTTAAATCTTGCAAGCGAAATTAGAGTATCTCTAACTTATACACTCCCCTGTATTCTTTATACAAGAAAATGCAGAATAGTTTTCCTGATCCTGCATGCTTGAACAGAATAAGCAATCCACAGcgttaaattttgtttgattattactTCTTTATGAATGATAAATAGATACGCATATATTATGAAAAGCATGATTGAAGTTGCCCTTATATGTTTAGCATCTCATTTATGCCATAGTTTATGCTGTTTTCTCAACTTTTTCCTCCATCTTAATCTCAGCTGAAGGATTGACAATTGCAAGGAAGTTCGTTATTGGGGCAACCCAGTCTTGATCATTTGATATAGCTATCATGGACATCTCAAACAGGTTGGGGAACACAAtttgtcaattttcttttctttttccctttcatttttattatacaatacgTCTGAAGAGCAAATTATGTTGGGGAAAGCCAAAAAATTAGATGAAAGGGCATTAGATAATGCAAAGTAGGGAAAGTAGGAGATAGTAATGTCATAGTTGAAGATTTTTTCATGACAGTTTATTtgtgaatatataaatagattttttgtttttcctttatttatggATCACTCTAGTATCCTTGCACAAAACAATTTCATGTAAATAAgcttatattttaatttcataatgaCAAAACCATTTCGATTTTTCAGTCCTTGGactcatcattttttatttatgactCGACAATTTTTACGTATCTCCCCTTGATTCCCAGTTAAAACATTAATGCTTCCCATCCGGCTCATTGATAGAGCAAATGATCTCCTGAAGTCTTCGAAACCAGCAGCAAATTCGTTAATGATTGCAAGAGTGTCATTGTTCCCGTATAATAGCTGTTGATCAACCTCTAGGACGGCTTCTCTTGATAAAATTCTGGAGTAGTAAGTGTTGGAGAATTTGTAATCTTTACCGGATTCTGGATTTAGGTAAACCAATGGGTCGCTTTGACCCTCTTTAACTCTGGTTGGACAGAGGCTTTTCAGCTGGGTTGCAGTTGTTTTGTTCAAGCTTGGATCAGGCTTTCCGGTATTATTGAAATTGTACAGCCGGTCTTCCACGTATCGGCAGTGAGTTCTCCCTAGTGAGTGTGCTCCTGAAATAGAGTAAGAAAATTAAGTCATTGTAGAGGAAACCCCGCAAGCAGTTTGAAATTTGTCAGCTCtctcatttttgttttggtttctcaATATGCTTTCTGGATCAGCAGTGCACCCGGAAATCAAACTGTCCAGTGCCAATTTTTGCTGTAGAAGTAATTTTTCTTGATCTGATTTGGGTTGGATTTGATCTTGGCTGATCCCAAACAAGACCCAATTTGAGATCGACTAActttggatttgatttaaactaGCTCaacctcaaattcaaaatcgAGCAACTTAAATCTAATCATGTCCTAGGTTGAAACTTTGCCATGCCAAACTTTGATCGAAATACTACAGAAAACTTGTGTGTTTCTGTGATATTTTCTTGAAGGAAAGACATTATTTAATGCTTTTGAAGCATCTTACCTAGGAGAGTTACCATGTCTAACACATCTAAGCCCTTGGATTCGAAGTATGACCAAGTTTGGTCGAATGAGATGGACGGTGATGGGAGGTCCACAGAATCTCTGTTTGAAGTCAACCCATCTCGCCTGCCGGTGAATACAGGATATGAAGGTGCACCCGCCTGTTGattcatcaaaataagaatCAGTAATAAACTCTTGTTAAAATTCAGTAACTTCCCTAAATCATATCGGATCAATAATTTGATGTCGAGCTGGATTCAGTTTTGACCAGTTTGAATACAAACAagtcaattcaaattcagtttgagaCCAAGAAGTTGagatttgaattcagtttaaaaacaatttaattttagattcgATCTGAGTTAATTGAAACTCAAATGTTTAAATTGGTTTAAAGTCAGCTGATTTTATGAAAACGTGTTCAATCTTTGGTTTGAATTcgaaattgaatttgattaatttagatTGAATCCAATCCTAATTTAACAGTGCAAGAATATGTATTAAGagtctattttaaaaataaataaagtgaaatTGCAACCAAAAAAAAGTACCATGTGAACGGCATCCCTGGTGGCAAGGTGGAGGATATCAGCACAAGAAACTACTCCGGGGCAGCGGTCTTCAAGAACAGTTTTGATGTCATCAATTAACTCGAATCCTCCGAGCCCCCCATTCTGTCTTGCAGTTTTTTCAGAGTAATCTCCGTCCAGAAGGATGGATGCATCACATCCCTGCATAAAATCGACCACACAAGTACTACATAAAATTGTTGATCAGAAATATAATTGAACCAGTTTTATTATACCTTCCATGTACTAACAATTTAAGTAAttctacatatataaatattaggTACAGTATAAACAAACGGATGtgttatataattgaattatttattttatctctaatttaaaattatttaattatataattaaaagtgaatttaaactaagttgATTTAAGCTTAATTGTCAGCTTGACACGAAGAAATATGAAATGAATTCAGCTTACACAAGCTCGAGTTTAAGGGTTTTATATTGTCGAATTCAAATTTGGATTGTTTGGTTTGCCAAGCTTGCAAACTTGaaaaagttttattcaaatcaattaaaaaatgttgatttgaccaaaacaatatcattttagttgattttgacTTGGTTATAGTATTGAACTATGTTCGAActagttaaattcaaactcaattctttcaaataaagttaaatttgcATTGGCCCAAATTTACgcttaaattagtttaaatccACTTTGACATAAagtaactcaaatttaagttgaaccAAATCCGAACTTGAGTCGCTTTGAATATACCTTTACACAAGATGACTCAAAATATGTATGGAGATTTGGTTGCTTGCCGTAAAAGCTAAGGCCACATGctttgtaaatttattatttggaaACCCTATAAATGCGTTCCCATTTAAGCCATGCCTtcctaaaacggtaaaactTTGGAATTCACGTGAACATTAGGCAAATTTTGCTGAAATTCCTTGGCACAATTAGCTAGACATTAGCCATCTCTATGAGTCATATTCGACGCTTGAATTAAATTCACAACCTGAAAACAAAATCTTAAGCTTCTTGTAACCAAACATCTCCCTAATTTTCTCAATTGGGAATGAAAGAAATGTTtacagaataatattatatgcataaccttgtatataaataataacacgTTACtatgtgatttgataattttaaataagagataaaacaatactcaatcacacaatatcatatcattgtttgtatatatagttttattgatgtttaaattattactatccaatgtttttaaactcaaactggATATTACCCTAGTTAAAGGGTTGGCCTAAGTCTATCTTAATCCAACTATTGATCAGATAAAAGCTTCAatactattgataataatataaaatcacttaattaaataaaagttataacAAGGAATAACCATATAGAATGTTAGCCGGATAGTATTGTGcatatttttgaaattgttgGATCCCAAGTCTTGTAAACACTAGTTTTAGCATTGACCTAAACTAGACTAACCATAATCTTGATTGAATTCATTCAATCGTCAATTTGATCCAAGttttgaaacataatttttaatttaagagcactttttttgcaaaaaaaagcattcacaaaaatttattacatgATTCTTAACACTAGAAATCTATTAATAGACacaattttagataaatttttcgTTTCAAGTTTCTAAAGATTGTCATTAATTTTGGCCAAAGAATTCCTGAATGTTCATGATTTAGAACCctagaaagaaatgaaagaaacaaaaatagaaagtaAGAAATTGTAATTCAAACACATACACTGACAAAGCAGTCGGAGTAGAGCAACCGCAGGAGCTTGGCCGGCAgacttttatcatttttatacacCAACTCCACTTGGTGCCTTACATAAACCTCAGCATAACGACATGTGTTGTGGATCCGATAATAATGCCATTCCAACTTCACCGGCTTCGGAAGTGTCACCGCCGCTTCCATCACTTTCACCGCAAACAAGCTCAAGGCAAGAACCACCAGTGGGAGAATGAAAATCACAAACCTTTCTTCACTTCTCTCCATTGTTCTCTCTCCCACAATGGAACCCTAATTTTTTACCTATTAATCACTATCTTGAACATACATCCCTTAACAACAAGCTTAGCCATTATATAGACTAGGGTTTTCAGGTCAGCCAATTGGCATTACCGACAATGATGAGCtggaaaaatttggaaaaaataaatatttaacaagGTATGAAAGCTTagctttttttttaagaattgaacttgaattttgTTCAAGTTACCGAGTGGCGGAAGAAGGGGTTTAGGAGGCTGTTCACATGCCTCGAAGTATTTTCaacattcttcttctttacgTTAAATTTTGACAAGCAACGTGCATGCATGTGATTTTTACATCggcattagttttttttttttttaattttttttcaattctagtGTGGAAGAAATAGTTTTGTGATCAATCCAAGGATTTTTAAGTATCCAAAGTTCGTGTATTATATGAGAACTCGGTAACCAAGATGTAAAAAggcgtgtgtatatatatatatatggttcaattaattattagtattagtagagataaatttaaattgaatcaatttcaaCCTATACAAAGACTAGTTTAAGCTGAGTTCATTGGATTTGGTAAATATTATTcttggaaaaagagaaaaatcacCAAAGAAGTAGATGAAtagtcaaagaagaagaaaacgaaaAAAGAGAACCACtgcataagaaaaaattatgagaagagtaaaaaaaaaaaaagaattaccaACTAGACGAATTGTAGTGTTCAAATCAATTGTCCTAGCTTGGCTCCCTTCTTGAGCTGGTGAACAAGAATGCTGGAAAAGGAGAAGAATCATTAGACAAAAAGAATCTCCATTTTCTTTGTAGAATCCTAAATTTATAAGACTTAAAGGAAATGGTTAATTAAGTATGTAATTACAAGATTGGTTAATCATATTATCctattgaaataaaagaaaatggttcAATCTTATGTGAAAGTTGATAGAGATGGAAAATGATCTAGTGATATCAAGAGACTAAAATGATAGGTTGAAAAGATTgtagaaatatttaaaactgtcacgagatattttttctattatctaGGTAAAAGTACTTTTACCCATATTCAAGGTTAATCAATATATAAGTGGCTTGTCTAATTATTTCATTAGTGTTATTCTTATATAAGAAGGATAAATTATCATGTAATCATCATAAAATCACGTGCTTATTATctgttaaagaaaataataaacaagttGCAGCGATTTCATCGGTTTTCAAAAGtgagtttatgaattttttagtCTTGATTATTCATTTCTTCAACTTAGTTTGTTGAGTAAAGTAGGTTCCTTGTAAGTTGAGTTTTCCATCACTTTTGAATTGGCTTAAATTATGGAGTTCTAAagtaacaaattatattttgaagaaagaaacaaatattaattctattaatatttttttaattggcTTTAAGATttcttttagaaataaaaattttcgcGAGGTTTCTCctactaataaaaatttttatataaaaacacattattttcttatataagtgatataataattcatcaataactaatatatacatatgtcACAATTACAAATCCTAGTAGGATTTCTCATGTGTTGTCATATAAAGTGTGACACACACTAGGGTCCTATTATCAAGTCAATGTGTGGAAACCTTGCTCTTAAGAGAGTGAACAGAggataatttgagtttaatctATGAGAAATCATTTTaagatttcttttaaaaataaaaatttttgcaGCGTTTTGTTAGTATTAATACccttaatatataaacatattgttctcttatatgaataatataataattcattaacaaatacATTTATTATGACGGGAAAGACTTTGGAagatactaaaataatattaaatttgttggatatatttatgttttcaatgaACCAGGATAAATTGcatattctttctctttgatatttgtttgaatgtaattgtttgttttattgacTCGACACAGTCCGTAATTTGTTTGTGATT contains:
- the LOC123221202 gene encoding probable peroxidase 61, giving the protein MQGCDASILLDGDYSEKTARQNGGLGGFELIDDIKTVLEDRCPGVVSCADILHLATRDAVHMAGAPSYPVFTGRRDGLTSNRDSVDLPSPSISFDQTWSYFESKGLDVLDMVTLLGAHSLGRTHCRYVEDRLYNFNNTGKPDPSLNKTTATQLKSLCPTRVKEGQSDPLVYLNPESGKDYKFSNTYYSRILSREAVLEVDQQLLYGNNDTLAIINEFAAGFEDFRRSFALSMSRMGSINVLTGNQGEIRKNCRVINKK